In Flavobacteriaceae bacterium, the following proteins share a genomic window:
- a CDS encoding ATP-binding protein, whose product MRESNIISILSAYSKLPTDIFESYLNYFSIKIKNDELDDLIVLYNHLKSLTNNIELFDKYFIGYSIPQIGKEFDLLRFDEETIVNVELKRESDLEAISDQLKRNKYYLSFLRKETHLFAYISSSQKLYGLDNGDKLVELNIRQLIEKLASQNVIKLENIDNFFNPSNYLVSPFNSTQEFVKSKYFLTVQQEDIKKQVLKEINTQSHSIIAIKGKAGTGKTLLTYDIAKEIYKSKEIIVIHCGLLNNGHVTLRDDYAWKIIAAKSLMHQDYSKYHLIIVDEAQRIYKNQLKHLIEQTKLHSKNCIFSYDSVQTLRGGEIRANTSAEIEKHTTLDCVELTTKIRTNKEVARFIKCLFNSNEVIHKLDYSKIELKYFENYKIAKKYLTQLRSENWKTTNYTPSKGHSLPYDQHRIEGEYDNAHTIIGQEFDNVVAVIDEYFYYENDKLSTQNYRDKPYYHPSKMLFQIVSRTRIKLCIVIINNPLILKRCLSIMSKNTST is encoded by the coding sequence ATGAGAGAATCTAACATTATATCTATATTAAGTGCTTATTCAAAACTACCAACAGATATTTTTGAATCGTATTTAAATTATTTTTCAATAAAGATTAAAAATGATGAATTAGATGATTTAATAGTTTTATATAATCATTTAAAATCTCTCACTAATAATATTGAATTATTTGATAAATATTTCATTGGATATTCCATTCCTCAAATTGGTAAAGAGTTTGACTTATTGAGGTTTGATGAAGAAACAATTGTGAATGTTGAACTGAAAAGAGAAAGTGATTTAGAAGCAATTTCTGACCAGCTCAAACGAAATAAATACTATTTAAGCTTTTTAAGAAAAGAAACCCATCTATTTGCCTATATATCTTCCTCTCAAAAACTCTATGGACTTGATAATGGTGATAAATTGGTTGAATTAAACATTAGGCAATTAATTGAAAAATTAGCCTCTCAAAATGTAATTAAACTAGAAAATATAGATAACTTCTTTAACCCTTCTAATTATTTGGTGTCACCATTTAACTCAACGCAAGAATTTGTAAAAAGTAAATACTTTCTAACTGTTCAACAAGAGGATATTAAAAAGCAAGTTTTAAAAGAAATAAATACACAAAGCCATTCAATTATAGCTATTAAAGGAAAAGCTGGAACAGGTAAAACCTTACTAACTTATGATATAGCAAAGGAAATCTATAAATCAAAAGAAATTATTGTTATTCATTGTGGTTTATTAAATAATGGGCACGTTACTTTAAGAGATGATTATGCTTGGAAAATTATTGCAGCTAAAAGTCTGATGCATCAAGATTATTCAAAGTATCATCTAATAATCGTTGATGAAGCACAAAGAATATATAAAAATCAATTGAAACATTTAATTGAACAAACAAAACTACACTCTAAAAATTGTATTTTTTCTTATGATTCTGTACAAACTTTAAGAGGTGGGGAAATTAGAGCAAATACTAGTGCAGAAATTGAAAAACACACGACACTAGATTGTGTTGAATTGACTACAAAAATAAGAACTAATAAAGAAGTTGCTCGTTTTATAAAATGTCTTTTTAATTCAAATGAGGTAATACATAAATTGGATTACTCTAAAATTGAATTAAAATATTTTGAAAATTATAAAATTGCAAAAAAATATCTAACTCAATTAAGGTCTGAGAATTGGAAAACAACAAATTACACGCCATCAAAAGGACATTCTTTACCTTATGATCAACACCGAATTGAGGGTGAGTACGATAATGCACATACTATTATAGGTCAAGAGTTTGATAATGTGGTAGCAGTTATAGATGAATATTTCTATTATGAAAACGATAAACTATCCACACAAAACTATAGAGACAAGCCTTATTATCATCCGTCCAAAATGTTATTTCAAATTGTTTCAAGGACAAGGATTAAATTATGTATTGTAATCATAAATAATCCATTGATTTTAAAGAGGTGCTTGAGCATAATGAGTAAAAATACCAGCACATAA
- a CDS encoding DNA-binding protein: MSINKHVFQLTTEEFIELIREVVLSVVPPINNLTDIQTGKGDKEYYTREEAKNLLKISYATLWKYNKGGILPATKIGSRVYYKRKDIDDAMEGGVYA, from the coding sequence ATGAGTATTAATAAGCATGTTTTTCAATTGACTACAGAAGAGTTTATTGAATTAATTAGAGAGGTGGTTTTGTCAGTAGTCCCACCAATAAATAATTTAACTGATATTCAAACAGGAAAAGGGGATAAGGAATATTATACAAGAGAGGAGGCAAAAAACCTGCTTAAAATTTCTTACGCCACGTTATGGAAGTATAACAAGGGTGGAATTTTACCAGCTACAAAAATTGGTAGTAGAGTTTATTACAAAAGAAAAGATATTGATGATGCAATGGAAGGAGGTGTTTATGCATAG
- a CDS encoding M13 family peptidase, with protein MKTKVKKLGLLSCFTFLGLIACKEDTKEDTAQVEKIPGIVLENMDTSVNPKDDFYNYVNGTWAKTNTIPDDRTRWGGFGVLRKSTDKDVLEILNTSKELGSYSEGSDQKKALLIFESELDTIARDKAGIEPIKPLLEDIDGINNLNDMQTVLATSLGVSAPFMGFGASPDLNDSSMNIAWVFTGGLGLPDRDYYLEQDEKSVEIRAKYVEHISRMLQFIDYDETKADAAAKTILKLETKLAEPRYDKVQRRDARNFNNVGTIEDLQKVTPAIDWKKYIADIGVTKGAEKINVFNPKYMGALNSFLTSTSIEDIKTLMDWSTFRGASGFLTTEIGKANWEFYSKYLSGAQKQRDAEERALNTVNGSVGEAIGQLYVQAKFPPEAKAKAEKMIANVIKAFQNRIQNLDWMSEDTKVKAVEKLDKFTVKIAYPDEWIDYSELQVEENNSYAENMMAVGVWGRNRNLADLGEPVDRSRWGMSPQTVNAYFNPRNNEIVFPAAILQPPFYNYTADEAVNYGGIGAVIGHEISHAFDDSGARYDGEGNLKNWWTPQDLEEFTKRGDALAGQYSAIEVLEGVNINGKFTLGENIGDLGGVLGAYDGLQLFFEENGRPEDIDGFTAEQRFFMSWATVWRTLIRDEALRTQIKTDPHSPGVQRAIQPLKNIDAFYEAFDIKEGDGMFLAPEKRVRIW; from the coding sequence ATGAAAACTAAAGTAAAAAAGTTAGGTCTTTTAAGCTGTTTTACCTTTTTAGGTTTAATCGCTTGTAAAGAAGATACCAAAGAGGACACTGCCCAAGTTGAAAAAATACCTGGTATTGTATTAGAAAATATGGATACTAGTGTTAACCCTAAAGATGATTTTTATAATTATGTAAATGGCACATGGGCAAAAACTAACACAATTCCTGATGACAGAACACGTTGGGGAGGTTTTGGTGTATTAAGAAAGTCAACAGATAAAGATGTATTAGAAATTCTAAATACATCTAAAGAATTAGGTTCTTATTCAGAAGGATCTGATCAAAAAAAAGCATTATTAATTTTTGAATCAGAATTAGATACCATAGCTAGAGATAAAGCAGGTATTGAGCCAATAAAACCATTACTTGAAGATATTGATGGCATTAACAACCTTAACGACATGCAAACTGTTTTAGCTACTAGTTTAGGAGTTTCTGCTCCATTTATGGGTTTTGGAGCTTCACCTGATCTTAATGATAGTAGTATGAATATTGCTTGGGTATTTACAGGAGGTTTAGGATTACCAGACCGAGATTATTATTTAGAACAAGATGAGAAATCTGTAGAAATTAGAGCGAAGTATGTAGAGCATATTTCAAGAATGCTTCAGTTTATTGATTATGATGAAACCAAAGCCGATGCAGCAGCTAAAACTATTTTAAAATTAGAAACCAAACTGGCAGAACCTAGATATGATAAAGTACAACGTCGTGATGCTCGTAATTTTAACAATGTTGGCACAATTGAAGATTTGCAAAAAGTGACACCGGCAATTGATTGGAAAAAATATATTGCTGATATTGGAGTTACTAAAGGAGCTGAGAAAATCAACGTCTTTAACCCAAAATATATGGGAGCTTTAAATTCGTTCCTAACATCAACCTCTATAGAAGATATTAAAACGTTGATGGACTGGAGTACTTTTAGAGGAGCTTCAGGGTTTTTAACTACAGAAATAGGAAAAGCAAACTGGGAATTTTATAGTAAATATCTAAGTGGCGCTCAAAAACAACGCGATGCTGAAGAACGTGCTCTAAATACCGTAAATGGAAGTGTAGGAGAAGCTATTGGTCAGTTATATGTACAGGCAAAATTCCCGCCAGAAGCTAAAGCAAAAGCAGAAAAGATGATTGCTAATGTTATTAAAGCATTCCAAAATAGAATTCAAAATCTAGATTGGATGAGTGAAGATACTAAAGTAAAAGCTGTTGAAAAACTCGATAAGTTTACAGTAAAAATTGCTTATCCAGATGAGTGGATAGATTATTCTGAGCTACAAGTAGAAGAGAATAACAGCTATGCTGAAAATATGATGGCTGTTGGTGTTTGGGGTAGAAATAGAAATCTTGCTGACCTTGGTGAGCCAGTAGACCGTTCTAGATGGGGAATGTCACCACAAACGGTTAATGCATATTTTAACCCTAGAAATAATGAAATTGTATTTCCTGCAGCTATTTTACAACCTCCATTCTATAACTATACAGCAGATGAAGCTGTAAATTATGGGGGTATTGGAGCGGTTATAGGTCATGAGATATCGCATGCCTTTGATGACTCTGGTGCACGTTATGATGGTGAAGGAAATCTAAAAAATTGGTGGACCCCTCAAGACCTTGAAGAATTTACAAAACGAGGAGATGCATTAGCAGGTCAGTATAGTGCTATTGAAGTATTAGAAGGCGTAAATATTAATGGTAAATTTACTTTAGGTGAAAACATTGGCGATCTTGGTGGTGTATTAGGAGCTTATGATGGTTTGCAGTTATTCTTTGAAGAAAACGGACGTCCAGAAGATATTGATGGATTTACAGCAGAGCAACGTTTCTTTATGTCTTGGGCAACCGTATGGAGAACATTAATTAGAGACGAAGCCTTAAGAACACAAATTAAAACAGACCCACATTCACCGGGAGTACAAAGAGCAATTCAACCTTTAAAAAATATTGATGCTTTTTATGAAGCGTTTGATATCAAGGAAGGCGATGGTATGTTCTTAGCTCCAGAAAAAAGAGTTAGAATTTGGTAA
- a CDS encoding sigma-70 family RNA polymerase sigma factor: MQVYQLYKDMLYNTSFRIIKNEYDAQDTVHDAFIKAFQNISKLENDLNLGAWLKRIVINCSLDFLRQKKKLGWLQSVDESYEYEEEPVESVDITLKVKEVKLAINALKDKYRVILVLYLIEEYTHKEIAEQLGLKESTVRNQYVRGKRLLKEKLQNKLVS, encoded by the coding sequence ATGCAAGTATATCAATTGTATAAAGATATGCTTTACAATACAAGCTTTAGAATTATAAAGAATGAATACGATGCACAAGATACTGTTCATGATGCCTTTATTAAAGCGTTTCAAAATATATCTAAGTTAGAAAATGACCTTAACCTAGGCGCCTGGTTAAAACGTATTGTAATTAATTGTTCTTTAGATTTTTTAAGACAGAAAAAGAAATTAGGTTGGTTACAAAGCGTCGATGAATCTTACGAATATGAGGAAGAACCTGTGGAATCTGTAGATATCACTTTAAAAGTAAAAGAAGTTAAGCTAGCGATTAATGCGTTAAAAGATAAATACAGAGTTATTCTTGTGCTATACCTTATTGAAGAATATACCCATAAAGAAATTGCAGAACAATTAGGTTTAAAAGAAAGTACAGTGAGAAATCAATATGTAAGAGGTAAACGTCTTTTAAAAGAAAAATTGCAAAACAAATTAGTATCATGA
- a CDS encoding virulence-associated e family protein has product MFHLINNNPKSILGQIFITMEKNSKNQKNDSSLSKKNNSKETPRLPMEMYLKNKYDFRYNVYSNGVEFKLKSQKSFKEMTDFDLNSLVRELKVNKYKTGRGSLDDKFKSDFSKLYNPLKDYVKTLPEWDGKTDYISELASKIKTDDDKFFADAFKRWFVAMVGSGINDLTFNHTMIIFSGNQGIGKSTFIRNLLPPQLRNYSYSGNINPHSRDTLVYLSECLIIDLDELSNLTRKQNNDVKELITKSKIKLRRAFGRMHENLVRRASFIGSLNDEKFLTDLTGNRRFLCFKVDKIDYESQIDYKGIYSQAYALYKSKFKFYFDKDEIQEINARNERFRTISPLEELITSKFIPAKDRYSAELYLNASELLASLNEEHGIQVNNTNQIQLGKVLRMLGYSVVKKKGISKYAIDTIKCDPDVNELNLKRVS; this is encoded by the coding sequence ATGTTTCATTTAATTAATAATAACCCCAAATCAATATTGGGACAAATTTTTATTACAATGGAAAAAAACAGTAAAAACCAGAAAAATGATAGTAGCCTATCAAAAAAGAACAATTCAAAAGAAACTCCAAGATTACCAATGGAGATGTATTTAAAGAACAAATATGATTTTCGCTATAATGTTTATAGTAATGGCGTAGAATTTAAATTAAAGAGTCAGAAATCATTTAAAGAAATGACAGACTTTGACTTAAACTCCTTAGTTAGAGAACTAAAGGTAAACAAGTATAAAACTGGAAGAGGAAGTTTGGATGATAAATTCAAATCAGACTTTTCTAAACTATATAATCCATTAAAGGATTATGTGAAAACTTTACCAGAATGGGATGGCAAAACCGATTACATTTCAGAACTGGCTTCTAAAATAAAAACTGACGATGATAAATTTTTTGCTGATGCTTTCAAACGATGGTTTGTGGCAATGGTCGGTTCTGGTATTAACGATTTAACCTTTAATCATACCATGATAATTTTTTCAGGTAATCAAGGGATAGGTAAATCTACATTCATTAGAAATCTATTACCTCCACAATTAAGAAATTATTCTTATTCAGGAAATATTAATCCACACTCAAGAGATACTTTAGTTTATTTGTCTGAGTGCCTAATTATTGATTTAGATGAGTTATCGAACCTAACTCGAAAACAGAACAATGATGTTAAGGAGCTAATAACAAAATCAAAGATTAAGCTTAGAAGAGCATTTGGCAGAATGCATGAAAATTTAGTAAGAAGAGCATCTTTTATTGGTTCACTAAATGATGAGAAGTTCTTGACCGATTTGACAGGTAATAGACGATTTCTGTGCTTCAAAGTAGATAAAATAGACTATGAGAGCCAAATAGACTATAAAGGCATTTATAGCCAAGCATACGCTCTCTACAAGTCTAAATTTAAGTTCTATTTCGATAAGGATGAGATACAGGAAATTAATGCTAGAAATGAAAGATTTAGAACCATTTCACCATTAGAAGAATTGATAACAAGTAAGTTTATACCAGCTAAGGATAGATATAGTGCTGAACTATATTTAAATGCTTCAGAATTATTAGCTAGTCTGAATGAAGAACATGGTATTCAGGTGAATAATACAAACCAAATTCAATTGGGTAAGGTCTTAAGAATGCTAGGTTATTCCGTGGTGAAGAAGAAAGGAATATCTAAATATGCGATTGATACGATTAAATGCGACCCTGATGTAAATGAACTCAACTTAAAAAGAGTTTCATGA
- a CDS encoding NAD-dependent epimerase/dehydratase family protein: MISKSLIIGAGGQIGSELTTKLRTLNGIDNVIASDIRKDNLELVNAGPFEMINAMDYDAVKACIEKHNIDTVYLMAAMLSATGEKYPEKAWDLNMTTLFNVLNLAKEGVIDKMFWPSSIAVFGPTTPRENTPQYTTMEPTTVYGITKQVGERWCEYYFKNYGVDVRSIRYPGIISWKTLPGGGTTDYAIDIYHKAVARENYDCFLNESSELPMMFMDDAVEATIKLMTADTNDIKIRSSYNLAAISFTPEDVATSIKRQIPEFTISYTPDFRQQIADSWPKSIDDSNARKDWDWNHTFDLESITKEMLRQLELKKS, translated from the coding sequence ATGATTTCAAAATCTCTAATTATAGGTGCAGGAGGGCAAATAGGCTCTGAGTTAACAACAAAACTGAGAACTCTTAACGGGATTGACAATGTTATTGCTTCCGACATTAGAAAAGATAATTTAGAATTAGTAAATGCAGGCCCTTTTGAAATGATTAATGCAATGGATTATGATGCTGTAAAAGCTTGTATAGAGAAGCACAATATAGATACAGTATATTTAATGGCAGCAATGTTAAGTGCTACTGGAGAAAAATATCCAGAAAAAGCATGGGATTTAAATATGACTACGCTTTTTAATGTTCTAAATCTGGCTAAAGAAGGTGTTATAGACAAAATGTTTTGGCCATCAAGTATAGCTGTATTTGGACCCACTACTCCACGAGAAAACACACCTCAATATACTACTATGGAGCCTACAACAGTTTATGGAATTACGAAACAAGTTGGTGAACGCTGGTGTGAATACTATTTTAAAAATTATGGAGTGGATGTAAGAAGTATCCGTTATCCAGGTATCATTAGTTGGAAAACATTACCTGGAGGAGGCACGACAGATTATGCTATAGATATTTATCATAAAGCAGTAGCTAGAGAAAATTACGACTGTTTTTTAAATGAATCTTCAGAGTTGCCAATGATGTTTATGGATGATGCTGTAGAAGCTACTATTAAATTAATGACAGCTGATACTAATGATATAAAAATAAGATCATCTTATAATTTGGCAGCTATAAGTTTTACTCCAGAAGATGTTGCTACATCTATAAAAAGACAAATTCCTGAGTTTACAATCTCTTACACTCCAGATTTTAGACAACAAATAGCTGATAGTTGGCCAAAATCGATAGATGATTCTAATGCTAGAAAAGATTGGGATTGGAATCATACATTTGACTTAGAGAGTATCACTAAAGAAATGCTAAGACAATTAGAACTTAAAAAAAGTTAA
- a CDS encoding TonB-dependent receptor: MKQFIVLIFLLFSVFSSFSQTKQFEISGKIITADDKATLESATVYLERENDSTLITYTISDKDGKFTLEGRSSDSKLNLFVSYIGYKTYKKVIEVSSSKLDLGMINLEIDDNTLDAVLIKSRAPITIKKDTLEFNVKSFKTKKDANVEDLLKQLPGVEVDEAGQITVNGKPVNKILVNGKPFFGDDPTITTRNLTKEIIDKVQITDTKTKSEAFSGEQGDVDNKTINLTISEEKNKGIFGRVAAGGGTDDRYEYAGLFNYFDNDRRLSILSGGNNINSPGFSFGEIEKFFGGANSINFNSNGSFAINNRSFGGGQGITRSNTAGANYADDIGEKIEVTADYFFSNSNSENVTNTNRENILSDSRFFTNSNSNSINDSNNHDFNLGFDIEVDSTFLININPSFNYTTNENRFDRNQRSDDDRNVIELATNFPNPDNESSSNSFVETIGKNFRNDIDITKRFGNKGAFFKFSLTNEFDNIEVEDFLNSETIIRGLNPTNEIRNQFTDEDRDFNRLRTNITYRLPLKAKELFLDLRYTFENNKREELKSTFDFDNTTQDFTNFNQNLSTDFEFIDRTNTPSIRLRLQKEKWSISAGAGYVFRRLENSDQLRPNLSLNRDFEALELNSNFNYRLTNTTSINGGYNLRNRPPNISQLQPFQNVSDPLNTTIGNPNLEPINTHRANLGYHNFDFQKGTGIFLFLNADLVTDQVIAQTTVDENFVRNTTYVNVNGNRGVSGSASFSKTIKIDTLKTFKYRLGLFGNSRRTINFNNGIQYASINNSVTPNIRLTYTVKDIFEIQPNYRLSYRKTTFDINDFNDQEFLRHTVGLRTATFLPKGLEWRNDINYIFNPDVASGFEQNSVFWNSTLAYSILKDQGTLTLKVYDLLNQNTNAQRTANANFIQDSQSTVLQQYFLLSFSWKFNSLGKKGETNSNTFHIF, encoded by the coding sequence ATGAAGCAATTTATTGTATTAATTTTTTTACTATTTAGTGTATTCTCTTCTTTTAGTCAAACCAAACAATTCGAAATTTCTGGAAAAATTATTACTGCTGACGATAAAGCGACGCTTGAATCCGCAACAGTTTATTTAGAACGTGAAAATGACTCTACTTTGATAACTTATACAATCTCTGATAAAGATGGAAAATTTACATTAGAAGGTAGATCTAGCGATTCTAAACTTAATTTGTTTGTTTCGTATATTGGATATAAAACTTATAAAAAAGTAATCGAAGTGAGTTCATCTAAGTTAGATTTAGGAATGATTAATTTAGAGATAGATGATAACACTTTAGATGCAGTACTTATAAAATCTAGAGCCCCAATTACAATAAAGAAAGACACTTTAGAATTTAATGTTAAATCTTTTAAAACAAAGAAAGATGCCAATGTCGAAGATCTATTAAAACAATTACCAGGTGTTGAGGTGGATGAAGCTGGTCAGATTACTGTAAACGGAAAACCAGTTAATAAAATACTAGTAAACGGAAAACCTTTTTTTGGAGACGACCCTACAATTACTACTAGAAATTTAACAAAGGAAATTATTGATAAAGTACAAATAACGGATACTAAAACTAAATCTGAAGCATTTTCAGGAGAACAAGGTGATGTTGATAATAAAACTATAAACCTTACCATAAGCGAAGAAAAAAATAAAGGTATTTTTGGTCGTGTTGCTGCTGGAGGAGGTACTGATGATCGCTATGAATATGCAGGGTTATTTAATTATTTTGATAATGATAGACGACTTAGCATATTATCTGGAGGAAATAATATCAATTCACCAGGATTTAGTTTTGGAGAGATCGAAAAGTTTTTTGGAGGTGCTAATTCAATAAATTTTAATTCTAATGGTTCTTTTGCAATTAATAATAGGTCTTTTGGAGGAGGTCAAGGTATAACAAGGTCTAATACTGCTGGGGCTAATTATGCAGATGATATTGGTGAAAAAATCGAAGTTACTGCAGATTATTTTTTTTCTAATAGTAATTCAGAAAACGTAACAAATACAAATCGTGAAAATATTTTATCAGATTCAAGATTTTTTACAAACTCCAATTCAAATTCTATTAATGACAGTAATAATCATGATTTTAACTTAGGTTTTGATATTGAAGTAGATTCTACATTTTTAATTAATATTAATCCATCCTTTAATTATACTACAAATGAAAATAGATTTGATCGTAATCAAAGATCGGATGATGATAGAAACGTAATCGAATTGGCAACAAATTTTCCGAACCCAGATAACGAATCTAGTTCTAATTCGTTTGTAGAAACAATAGGAAAGAATTTTAGAAACGATATTGACATAACAAAACGATTTGGTAATAAAGGTGCTTTCTTCAAATTTAGTTTGACTAACGAATTTGATAATATTGAGGTTGAAGATTTTTTGAATTCTGAAACAATTATAAGAGGATTGAATCCGACTAATGAAATCAGAAATCAATTTACAGATGAAGATCGTGATTTTAACAGATTACGAACTAATATTACTTATAGGTTGCCATTAAAGGCTAAAGAATTATTTTTAGACCTTAGATATACTTTTGAAAACAATAAAAGAGAAGAATTAAAAAGTACATTTGATTTTGATAATACTACCCAAGATTTTACAAACTTTAATCAAAATTTAAGTACAGATTTTGAATTTATAGATAGAACAAATACGCCTTCAATTCGGTTAAGGTTACAAAAAGAAAAATGGTCAATTAGTGCTGGAGCAGGATATGTATTTAGAAGATTAGAAAATAGTGATCAATTACGACCAAATTTAAGTTTGAATCGTGATTTTGAAGCATTAGAGTTAAATTCTAATTTTAATTATAGATTAACTAATACAACATCAATAAATGGAGGTTATAATTTAAGAAATAGACCCCCTAATATATCTCAACTACAACCTTTTCAAAATGTTTCAGACCCATTAAATACAACAATTGGTAATCCAAATTTAGAGCCTATAAATACACATAGAGCTAATTTAGGATATCATAATTTTGATTTTCAAAAAGGAACAGGTATTTTTTTATTTCTAAATGCAGATCTTGTTACTGATCAAGTGATCGCGCAAACTACTGTAGATGAAAATTTTGTTAGAAATACTACCTATGTAAACGTTAATGGTAATCGTGGTGTATCTGGAAGCGCTTCGTTTAGTAAAACTATAAAAATAGATACTTTAAAAACGTTTAAATATAGATTAGGCTTGTTTGGGAATAGTAGAAGAACTATTAATTTTAATAATGGAATTCAATATGCATCAATAAACAATTCCGTGACACCAAATATTAGGTTAACTTATACTGTAAAAGATATTTTTGAAATTCAACCTAATTACAGATTGTCATATCGAAAAACAACATTTGATATAAATGATTTTAATGATCAAGAGTTTTTGAGACATACAGTTGGATTAAGAACTGCTACTTTTTTACCGAAAGGATTAGAATGGAGAAATGATATAAATTATATATTTAATCCAGATGTCGCATCTGGATTTGAACAGAATTCAGTATTTTGGAATTCTACCCTAGCATACTCTATATTAAAAGATCAAGGAACATTAACTTTAAAAGTTTACGATTTATTAAATCAGAATACAAATGCGCAACGTACTGCCAATGCAAATTTTATACAGGATTCTCAAAGTACGGTATTACAACAATATTTTTTATTGAGTTTTAGCTGGAAATTTAATAGCCTTGGTAAAAAAGGAGAAACAAATAGTAATACGTTTCATATTTTTTAA
- a CDS encoding HEAT repeat domain-containing protein — protein MSLEQFIKNHRNDFNDKQMPKASDQLFESLLKQELHQSKSNSKKLISYLSIAASLVLMFSLGYLYNKSINKKNEIRNQLVLALDGNTASQRIEAVYEIEENYKKEEDQEILNALYKMLFKDANGNVKIAAIDFLLTLPNNQEMRLKLIEALEKEKEPLVQIKLMESLALLREQRAKQPLQNIINDEEILPSVKGSAYASLAMLNQ, from the coding sequence ATGAGTTTAGAACAATTTATTAAAAACCATAGAAATGATTTTAATGATAAACAGATGCCTAAAGCTTCAGATCAATTATTTGAATCATTACTAAAACAAGAGTTGCATCAATCAAAATCGAATAGTAAGAAATTGATTTCATATTTATCTATTGCAGCAAGCTTAGTATTAATGTTTTCATTGGGTTATTTGTATAATAAATCAATTAATAAGAAAAATGAGATACGAAATCAGCTAGTTTTAGCATTAGATGGTAATACTGCGAGTCAACGTATTGAAGCTGTATATGAAATTGAGGAAAATTATAAAAAAGAAGAAGACCAGGAGATTTTAAATGCATTATATAAAATGCTTTTTAAAGATGCTAATGGAAATGTAAAAATAGCTGCAATAGATTTTTTGTTAACTCTTCCTAATAATCAAGAAATGCGTTTAAAATTAATTGAAGCCTTAGAAAAAGAAAAAGAACCTTTAGTGCAAATTAAATTAATGGAATCTCTTGCTTTATTAAGAGAACAGCGTGCTAAACAACCCTTACAAAATATAATAAATGATGAAGAGATATTGCCTTCTGTAAAAGGCTCGGCTTATGCTTCATTAGCAATGTTAAATCAATAA